The segment GCAGTAAACGTGTCATTGTGTTCATGGGTACATTTTAGGCCTGCATGACTTGGGTGTGCTACTGAATGTCATAATGGTGAGTCCATGTTAGCGTAATGACTACGTCGACAGCTAGCGTAGGTTCAGAATGGCAGTTCGGTGTGATGGCTGTCACGACGCTGGAACGATCGGCTGAAAGCAGCTCGCAACCAAACATTTTACTCCTATCCCCTCACAGCCTGCTCGTGCACAGGAAATAAATGGCATGTCTACTGTAATATGCGCAGTTGGACATTGCATTGCCCCCTAAATCTCAGGATATATAGACCTACATATATTGTCTTCTACTCCGTAGTCTCTCAACCCTAGATAGCAAAGGGGTAAAGGTGCAAGAGATAAGTTGTAATGCTTGCTCACCGCTGTAGGAAGACCTGAGGGTCTCGCATGGGGTAGTAGTTACACAGCGTAGGGTTTGTAGGGAGGGGTACTTGGGTAACAGGATAACCTGAGTCTGCAGCggtaaatgacacacacacactgtaatgatgtgcgcacTAGTAAGCAAACTGGCATTTCCTGCTTGTTCAATCGCTGATCCCAGAGACTGAGTGGGATTCGGGGCTAGACTTTGGCATGAGCACAGGATGGCGGTGTGAAAGGTCTCATCCATCTTATACTGTATGTTAGAATAGGTTCTAGTTACATTTGCCTGACGAGATGGCTCTATTACATACACACATTGGCAGTCATAGGCGAGCCGTTGGAGAGGGCCGGGATCTTTATTTGACATGTTAAAAAGAAAGCTACAATCATGCATGTTCAGACAACACACGCTGGTCTCTCAGACAGCTTGCCATAAAATAATGCCCCCTAGATTGGTCAAAAATCCAGATCCTTCCGCCCCCCTCCCACGTCTCATCACCTGAGCTTAAACAGGGGCCTCAACAAATGTACTAGGGGGATgcacaaagggaaaaaaaagattCCTGTACAACTGGCGCCTCCTGGTGGACGCAACTGCAGTACACTTAGCATCACAAACGTTGCGATCTTCAGCCAATGGCAATTCCTCGGTGTCCATGCAGATTTATAATAACGAGAACAAAGAATGACCGTCTGGTCAGGCTGCTAATGATGTAACCATAACATACAGCTGCACAGAGAGACGCTCAGGGTGTTGGTTTGGCAGGGTCTGCAGGGCTGGAGTCCGCTATTGTAGCCAAGTATATCAGGTTTCGGTGCAGAACTTGCTGGTACCTGGAAAGAAGTAAATACAGGAGGTTAATACTAAGTGATGGTGCGATTGGAGCAAGGATTTTACTAAGCCTTGTGGTACCAACTCTTACGGGCTGGTACAGCAGCTTTGAATGAATGACCTGGTCAGTATAGGCATGGGCCAAATCCGTGTGGCAGAATTATAAGCACCACCCATCTCGGCACTGTGGCCGCTGAACCCCCTACAACAGCAGTAGGGTTCTGTGTGTGATATAATCGCAGGGCGTCACTGCAAATGTGGGGCCCCGGGGAGGACGCATGGTATTATCAATATCAGAAAATTGTGCCATCACAGCCGGGTGCCTCCAGGTGACAGACTCCGCAGCCTGGCGCAATGCGCAGAACTCGGCGATAAGACTGGACACTTACAGCGAACACTCAGCGGCTCTTCCCTTGTTCTGATATTCTACAATGCAGCGAATGAGCTGATCATTTTCTTCCAGCAACTGAAAGATACAAGAGAGGGGTGATGACGGAGGGCAGGGGGGTGAACCAGCAGGTCCCGGGTGTGTGGACCCGTAGGTCCCGGGTGTGATGGAAGGCGGTTGTGGACCAGGACCCGGGCGTGACAGAGGACAAggggggcacggggggggggggggggtttactgctGCTCCCTGGTGTAGCGGAGGATAAGGAGGGGGCGGTGTGGGCTCCGGGGTGAGACGGGGGCGCAGGTCTGGAGGTGACTGAGGGCAGGGGGTGGAGAGGGCCGCAGGTCCCGGGTGTGACAGGGGGGGCGCAGAGGATGGAGGGGGTTACTGCTGCTCCCTGGTGTAGCGGAGGATAAGGAGGGGGCGGTGTGGGCTCCGGGGTGAGATGGGGGCGCAGGTCTGGAGGTGACTGAGGGCAGGGGGTGATGAGGGTGGAGAGGGCCGCAGGTCCCGGGTGTGACGGAGGGCAGGGGGGTGTGACGGAGGGCAGGGGGGTGGAAAGGGTGCGGGTGTGATGGGGG is part of the Pseudophryne corroboree isolate aPseCor3 chromosome 11, aPseCor3.hap2, whole genome shotgun sequence genome and harbors:
- the SS18L2 gene encoding SS18-like protein 2, with the protein product MSLVFVPEKLRGRCQIPGDNVQRLLEENDQLIRCIVEYQNKGRAAECSLYQQVLHRNLIYLATIADSSPADPAKPTP